The following are encoded in a window of Caloenas nicobarica isolate bCalNic1 chromosome 32, bCalNic1.hap1, whole genome shotgun sequence genomic DNA:
- the EIF1AD gene encoding probable RNA-binding protein EIF1AD, producing the protein MSRATKRKHVVRELLEERVRPADRQTIVRVLGTPGNNLHEVETPEGMRFLVSMPPRFRKHVWIKRGDFLLVDPIPEGVKVKAEMSLVLLPPHVRSLQLQGLWPEAFDPPGRDKGPPRPRPPGDNDGDNDNGTDGLFVNTNHGDTAGDTSDSGGDTSDSGDTSDSGGDTGDNEEDTGDEDAGDNGDTEDTRDNKDTGAAASRDTR; encoded by the exons ATGTCGCGCGCCACCAAGCGGAAGCACGTGGTGCgcgagctgctggaggagcgcGTGCGGCCCGCGGACAGACAGACGATCGTGAgg GTGTTGGGGACCCCGGGGAACAACCTGCATGAGGTGGAGACGCCGGAGGGGATGCGGTTCCTGGTCAGCATGCCCCCCCGCTTCAGAAAACACGTCTGGATCAAGAGAG GCGACTTCCTGCTGGTCGACCCCATCCCCGAGGGGGTCAAGGTCAAGGCCGAGAtgtccctggtgctgctgcccccCCATGTGcgctccctgcagctccagggcctgTG GCCTGAGGCGTTTGACCCCCCCGGGAGAGACAAAGGGCCCCCCCG CCCCCGCCCCCCTGGGGACAATGACGGTGACAATGACAACGGGACCGACGGGCTGTTCGTCAACACCAACcacggggacaccgcgggggACACGAGTGACAGCGGAGGGGACACGAGTGACAGCGGGGACACGAGTGACAGcggcggggacacgggggacaatGAGGAGGACACGGGGGATGAAGACGCAGGTGACAACGGTGACACCGAGGACACGCGTGACAATAAGGACACGGGGGCCGCGGCCTCGAGGGACACGcggtga